The DNA window aaaataaatgtgtGTTTATATAGGTTATCTACACATGGCATGTTTTATGGCCTCATGTGTGCGTGTGATATCTTAATCGGCTTCAACTTAGTCCACATATGTCGTTTTGGACTTGGTTCAAATGCATTAGACAATTtcatactacctccatccgttttatattataagactttttagcctggtctaaattcatcaattgataaataatgtatatatatatatatgtatgtctagatttattagcattcatatgaatatatgcaaggctagaaagtcttatattatgaaacggagaaaataatatataattgggtgatgtattttattttcccaACCTAATGTGTTCTTTGTTCGCATTGGACCTTTTCGTTATGCAGTATTTTGTAGAATTTGGCTTATGTAAGAAAAGCAAAGATGCAGTAGACAATTCTTCAaagattataataaatattataatggGGAAAACATTCATTAAAGGTCAAGCAAGTAATCCTTTTTACTGTCTCAAGTCTGAACCACAATGACTTGACTGTTCATACAAAAATCGCGCTACCCAACCCTTTTCATACTTATAAAGAACTAGCTAAATTTGAGCTGAGATAAAAGAGCATTCTCAAcgactcatctaaatttaatcatcaatatcacTATTTGattgatcatctaaaatatattatctttttatattagttattacTTTAACAGAATATTCGTATTAAGTTcttcatatgtatttttattagtattttgCACTCTTCTCAtgtattgtaagactttttagtcttgtctaaattcatcaattggtgaataatgtatatatatatatatggctagatttattagcatccatatgaatatatgcaaggctagaaagtcttatactGTGAAAcggagaaaataatatataattgggtgatgtattttattttcccaACCTAATGTGTTCTTTGTTCGCATTGGACCTTTGTTATGCAGTATTTTGTAGAATTTGGCCTATGTAAGAAAAGCAAAATGCAAGAGACAATTCTTCAaagattataataaatattataatggGGAAAAACATTCATTAAAGACCAAGCAAGTAATCCTTTTTACTGTCTCAAGTCTCAACCACAATGACTTGACTGTTCATACAATTAAAAATCGCGCTACCCAACCCTTTTCATACTTATAGAGAACTAGCTAAAATTGAACTGAGATAAAATTGAACTGAGATAGAAGAGCATTCTCAAcgactcatctaaatttaatcatcaatatcacTATTTGattgatcatctaaaatatattcttttttcataTTAGTTATTACTTCAACAGAACATTCGTATTACGttcaccatatatatttttattagtattttgCACTCTTCTCATGTTGTAATTACTCTCTTCTTTTGAAATTGGATGTTAAGATATGAAGTGAGAAGagatatccaaatataaagtatatctttTTAATATAGATGATGTAGAGTATCTACTTACCATTTTCCTCCCacacactttatttttaagGAAGGATGAAATATAGTATTTACTAAAAATGGAATGCTCTAAAGGCAGACAAAATCATGGCatctttttctctattttgGTAGCAATCATGGTTGACTGAGAAAACATATACAGGTGGAGACAAGATATAAGTTTCACTGATAAAGAAACCACTAAAGGTCTTCTTGAACAAATCCAGACTGATGTAGAAGTTCCAATAAATACTAGTACAATTCCTGCTCTGTCAAAAGCAATTCTCTGAAAATACAGCACAACTGAGCTCAGAGTTGCTAGTTCACCAAATCTGCTACATTCTCTAATTCATTCAGGCATTCTATTCTGTAAACCCAAACCCCTTTTGGTGCATTGTACGGTAAAAGATTAGACGCCCTCAACTTTGGTGCCTACATGAATTCAATACCCAATGAATTAGCAGTTCCCATTGATAGGAGGCAGACTATGGAAATCTGTTTCAATCTTTCTTGACACGGTTCCGAGCTGCCTTGGCCGAGCTTGATCGCTCCGACTGCGAGAACATGATGAAGACATGCATGACCGCCGTCACCAGTGCGAGCCCAAGGACCGTAAACCCTACTCCTTTCCATGTTGACAGGAGTTGAGTCCAGAGGAAGAGCTTGATGGCGCCATACAAAAGGAGGCATGACCAAAACAAGGTCACCTGTTACACAAGCAGAATTACAAACTCAATAACTTGCAAAATAGCCGTCCAATGGAAGTTACtacactagttttttttttttggagataaGTTACTACATTAGTTGTATACCAAACAATAATAGTTTTAAGGTTATATGCAACCAAGCAGCAACTACTTGAGGTTTGCAAAGCTGGTACTATTGCCTACAGTTTGTTCATACGCAAGTCCCAGCAAAACCACCTTGGGCCCTTATTCTGACTTGCCCCGACAACAAGGTTTAGGCCTAAGTTTTCAGTTTCAGACAAGACAAACCCCCAAAATAGTCTGATAAAGAGTTAAAACAGATACTTTGCacaaaattaaactatttttttggcttttgggTAGGCTTTATCTTGGTGAGCTTGGACTAGGCTTGGGCCTGGTAATGATTCGTGACCAGATAACACATCAATATTCACAATTGGTACAACTGCAGCTGCTACCAGCAGCTTAACCATTCTCACTCAAATTGGCCCTCACATTATGCATCTGCAACTGCGAGCAAATATATCATAGCTGTGGTTACAAGGGCCACTTCTTTCCCACAAAAAGGCCCTTcctaatttttcatttgcctTTTCAGAGACCATATGTGGCATCACAATACTACATGCCCAGCATTTGGTGCATGGCTGCATGCCCATTGGCTCTAGGTTAGGGTGCTAGAGATCCTGATACTACagactattttttatgcaaataagTAAGAAACTCAGGTGTTGAGATTTTACCAGCAATGATTTTATTGGCCGGCCAATTGGTCTAATCTCCTCATCAAAAGTTCCTGTTGCCAAATGCTTATCCAATAATGCATCCTGTAGTGGAAAATAAAGGAACATATAATATTAACTTGAGAATTTATTGATCAACCAATGCATTTAAAGTGTCAACTATAagatatcaaaaaaaaattatatctagCACACCTTCGCTACAAAGATGTCTTTGCACCATTTTGAAACATCATCCTCTGACTTCGGCATCTCACTCATTGCATGGCGTTTCATGCGAACATGTACCTAtggaaataataaatttagattggatcaaataaatttactatGACTATATCCAACTAATTTGCAAGAATTTTATATGGTGAAAAAATCATCATAATTTCAGTATCAAGAAGTAAGCAAACATACCACTGAAGATTGTCCTTTCAAAATCCGTAGCATTGTTGGCTGAGGTGAATCTTTTGGAATAATTACTGTTGTATCATAAATAGCTGGAACAAAATCACGCATAATACTTACAGCTGATACAAATCCCTGCATTTTTCCAAATTTTCACAAGAGGTatcaataaatagatttaatGCTGCAAAACACATTAAGTGATTATACGACATATATACATTGCCAAATGCAtgacataaacatatattctTGTAACCCCCAAAAGCTGATCACCCAGCTACTCCATAAACACATAAGAGTAAAATGTTGTCTGGAAGTATTGCAGTCATATATTATGGAAAGCTATTATTTCAGATTGTCATTTTAGAACCTTAGTTAAGCTTTAGTTATACTGAAAGTAATGCAGTAATATCTTTTTAAGTTcgtttcttttgtttatttctttcaaacGATTCTTGAATGTCCAAAAAAGTTTCATAAAGGTTCAAGAATTTATCCTGAAATATAGCGTTATTAGGTATCCTTTTTCAGGAAGGTTATAAACAGGCAGATATCACCATATTATCATGTAGAAACACCTGTAAAGTTGTTTGTTTGGGAATAGGAACCATCAGACAGTACAAAAGAACCTAGTGAATGTTTCAGAGTTGTCCCATTACTCTTTTGTACACTTATTCACAAACATTACTCCTTAAGGTAAGTGTTTGAACTTTTAGTTTTCAATGCATGATTTTGGCTATGATTTTGATCATTACATATTATGTCagtacttattttataaactacATGGATTAATCATCTAAGTCCAAAAGGCTGATCTCATGGAAATCAAAGATAGAAACATAAAATACTGCATACCTGATAGCAACTACAGGTACGAATCAGGCAGGCAAATGGAAATTTTGGCAGAAGGGCATAGGCACATTTTTACATTAGGTACGTTGTACGATCCTCTTTGTATTGTTCTAAGAGATTTAAaacactaaagtttatttctgTTTGAAGGACAGAGTCTATATCCTAATCAATATGAAGTTATCAACATATGTCATACCAGAGAGTACGCAGTTCTTGGTACCATGTAAAAGTTATTACATTTAGAGTTACACATCTCACATCTGTAGGGTACTAGTATAAAATGATGTTTTTCCTATCAGAATTATTACAAGGGTAACAGTTGGGGAAGAGATTTACAGTTGTGAATTCTGATTTAAAGCATATGAGCTAGGGAAGAAAACATACCTTTGTACGTGGAATCAATACATTTCTGGGTGCTGGCAGGCTCTGTGAAGCAGCATACTCCTGAGCTGCTAGAAGCTTTGCTGGAGTAAAGCGAGTACCCTCAACAAAAAGGGCTAGCCAAAATGGTCTGGGGAAGTCCTTCAACCTTTGGAGACCCCACTATATGCAAGCATAGTAAGACCACTAAGTTCAAGAACAAACATAGAATTATGTGTGTACATAAGGTGAAAAGTTACTTTCAGTGTCTTTTCATCTTTTGCCCAGCTCCTCTCCAAAAAGAGGTATTCGGCAAACCACATGGACCAGCCTATAACCTGTAAGATGCAATCAAAACATTATGTTGGTTCTCCATCAGATTTTCTACCAAACGCAGAATCCATCTGTTCTGATTTTAATTGACAGACTTCAAATTTCTACATGATTTATCCTGCTACATACAATTCGGCCATTCCACATTGTATAGCTTCTATGGAAGTTAGTtgtgcacatattttaatgtgtAATGGTTTGTACGACTATAGCTATTTCACCAGAAAACACAATGTATGCTCTACTTACGAATACACTTGGGGTACTGAATAGTTAAATGCCAACCTACTCAGCTAGTTACTGATACAAATTGAGTGACACCCACTAGAGTGCACATTAGAGTTCAGGTCCATCAATTTTAGTCGCCCTCGGTTACATTTACAACTTTTTTCAATAATAATTCCATGCACATAACTTAGTGTCAGCAACACTACCCTACAAGGAAATgaattgtaaaatataaaaaaaaatgttccagTAAAATACACATGAGCTAGCTAACTCACCGGAAGGAATTTCGATGACTTCTTCATAACAGCAAGTGTACTTCCAAGGCATCCTGAGCGCTGATCACATGTCAAAATAAATGTTTCAGATTATTTATCATACACTACAGATAAATCTGTATATCTGATGTTTCAACAAGCTAGGGGGTAAGAACCTGTGCCAAAATCCACCCAATAAGCCAATCAATATCGCTCCGATGATTTGATATGACGAGTGCATGCTCAGTACCTACAAAAGTTCATCAGGTAAGCTTGTAGTAAAAAAGTGACATGGTACAATGCAATGACTAGCATtcatgtaataaaatattgattCCTCACCCATTGACTTGTAGGTTTCGTCATCAGCATGCAGTTGTATCTGTAGAATATGGGTTCAAGTTATTTCAGGGGAAAGGATAAACAGCAAAAACTGAAGTTGTATGGTTCATTAACAACAAATCAAACATTTCAAGCTTAAGAAAAACGCTCAGGTGGACTTATGGAAAAGTACAAAGTACAACTGATTAAGCACTGTTGTCATATGAATTGCAGTACATATGGGCCATTCACATAATGTACAGTTAGCTACCAGgatttgattaattatgctGTACGTCTAGTTTTATAGCCATTATTGAGCAGAAAATGCAGCTGGGTTTCAATTTTAACTCAACAAGCCAAATTTAACTACAGCAGTGGCGGTACCACAAACACAGCTGTTTTCTGCATTAGCACCATGTGCAGCTAAAacccataaaaaaaaatccaggtGTCCAGCACAGTCAGAAAGAGGAAATCCATATTCTAAGAAGAatttacattattattattattataaacatTTAGAGCATGCTCTGTAAAAAAACGTCAACATATGCAAGTACGCCACATACagctaaaattatatattttagcctCGAAAGTGGGCTGTCTATCAGCATCAATGCCCTTAACAGCATTGCTGACTTACAAAGGGCTAAGACGGCATTTTAGGAAGCTggttttggaaactaaattCTCCAAACTTCTCAGTGCTATCAACTCGAGCAATGAGTTGTATTACACTGAAACGTGCACTGTGTACACAAATAGGCCAACATCTGATTTCCAATCTAATGTTTCTGTCTACCTATTTGGTTATAATGTCTAATGCGATATAGAAGCTATTTCACACAGCTTACTTGCTAATAGTGCTAATTTGCATTGcactaaaatagataaatgtaCACCAAATGAGAGTGTTTAACGTTTTAGCAGAACAAGTAAATGTTGATATGAAGtgccaaacagaaaaatgttTTGTCAGTGATCATTTCTACAAACCTTAACGCCTGCCCACCAATCCACAAGCCAGACCAGCTGAAGCCACAACAGCTCAGCCAAGAATCTGTTGATCCGCCTGTACAAGTTCTTCGAGAATGGCCTTATCGACAGAAATAGGACGGCCTGCAATTTTTCACCAGCATGAGAACAGATCAAGGCATGCCGAATGCTGATCTCGCAGCATAGTTGTTCAGATTAGCAGATCAAACGAAGAAAGATTCATCATTCCCATTATAATTTGGTGTGCTAACAACATTACTCCGTGCAGTGGCAGACAAATTTCCAATTGGCTTAAATAAGTGCAAAAAAATCTAccaaataaattgataaattcaCACTCACTTGCATCTCAGATCGCgaaaaaaaacaggaaaaaaaaagcaggaaACCATACTAATCTCTGCATAGAACTGTAAAAAAGATTAAATCTTTGCGTAAATCGCCTTCAGCATCCGGTACAAAATCAACCCAGAAAATCCAACAAAAATGCTACAGAAATGGAAGAAATGATCTGGAGAAACATAACAAAAAGACCAAATCCCGCGCCACGGCCGCATCAGATCGCCCGAGACACACAagggggaagaggaggagaagcgcAGAAGGCTCCGCCAATCTAGCTGAGGATTCGGGAGGACCGGCGCGCGCACCTGGATGGCGTTGACGATGAggccggagaggaggaagaggagcccGAGGGGGAGCACGACGAGCACGAGGGGGACCGCCATGGcgggctccgccgccgccgcttcctctctcccacccCCACTCGCCGACCTCGGGGCCGGAGAAAACCCGCGACGCGAGAGGCCTTGCTGGATGGTCACCTCCcggccgcctctcctcctcctgctccggtgggtggcggtggcggtggctcggcgagcggcggcgaatccaccagcggcgacgaggcgggcggaggcggacacGACGAGGAGAGGTGGTCGGGGTTGGATTTGGAGATATTATAGGGGGTTGGATGTAAAAAACGACGCAGTGAAGCGTGTGCGCCCATGGTTCCCCAGGAGAGAGGATGGATGGTGTGACACCTCGGAtaatgcatttatttttttcaaaagtttttGCAAGCTCCAAAGTCACATagatttttggattttggattATGGGGCTATTTAGTTCGaggataaaatttaacttacaaAAGCACTGGtattttaaatagaattttagcaatgtttggtttgttaaaaaaaacatgccaaCAAGATGTAAATGTAGCCACAATTTTGGTACTACGAAAAACTTAGCCCAGAATTTGGTGTTGCAGATATGTTCACGTGGTAGTAAACCaaataagatatatatgatattttaatggCAATGTAAGGGTATAATGACTTTATTAACTTTACAaagttaaattatttgttttacatgaaaaaactTCGTGTAGAAAATTTGCGTATGAAGCACACTATTTTATGTGTTTAGGAAATGTGCTActgaaaaattcaaagtttttaACAAAAGAAATAGAACCTTAAAATTACTGGAGTACATCTTGTATTcagaaaatattgtaaaacatACTAACATGCATATCTTGTGTATTCAGTAAATATTCTAAACAACGCCATGTTGTGTATTCAAAGACCAAGCCTTCCATcttgtatttatttaaaattcaggACGTAGCAAAAACAATGATTTTTACTTATTTCCGTACAAAGTTTGCTAAATTCCAAAGAAAATCAGCATTTTCGAGGAAATACACCGCAAAATCTCATCTTGAGCTGGCTCAAGACGCTTGAATTTAGTGAATTTTGAGTAATGGTGAACCTTGATTTAAGCCAAATTGTTGATTATAAACACTTTCAAGGAACACATGGCAAATTGTATGAGAACATGATAAACCTGTATGGTAAGTAAAAATTGTTTGACTCATGTTAGGGggtgaaaaatataacaaatgcAGCTAGTGTTTTCTCACAATTTGGTTCACGCATAAAACATTTCTTAGATGAGACGTGTAAAACTCTCAACTTTGTGACCCTTATAATTAACTATCAAAGACACCCTTGCGTATGTCTTATGCATTTTTTGTccggatggatggattcgCTAATCATTGGGTTAACAAGCAACGTGTAAGCTGATCCACAAGGTGAAAACGACACATAATTACATACAGAAAATACGAGCGACATGTACATAGCACTTCTCTCAACATCATCTGTTCAACTTTTCTTAACGTGATTTTTGCATGCTagtattaattagtttgttttagtttttcctCGCAAAAAAGTTTCTTTTAGTTTCTTTACAGGTTAGATTGTTTTAGTTGtatgttctttctttcttttttttagttgttaGTAAGAGATAAAAGTGGTATGTATGTTATGTAATGgactagggccgcgttcgtcgtctcgcttagttaacttatctaccctcgttttccgcacgGACGTTTAccgaattgctaaacggtataattttttgctttctatagaaaaattatttaaaaaatcatattaatctattatatatatattaataattaattaatcatgtagtaatctattactacgttttccaacTTATCCCAACATGCCAAACGAGCCCTAGACATGATATGCTTGAACCATATACATAAAGAAGATTAACAAAAGTTGACATGAAAATTACCTGAAATTTCTAGTGGGCCCTTATAAAGAGTGAGTTATATTTACTGACAAAAGTTATGCCTGCAAGTTGaggttaaatttatttaatattagaaGGACCTAACTAGCTAGTACCCTCAACGtcaaataaatacagtagAGTGAGTAACTCCTTTGATGAAGTACCTTTCCTCACATCAGTAATAAGAATTTGTATATGTCCCAGTTTTACTAAGGTCAATTCTAATGTATAATTGCACTGTACAGTTTAAACAGCTAATTTGATGAAACGATGCATGAAATAGCTACTCATAATGCTATGTTTTATTGTACCATTTTtaaagctaaataaaacatttaattactgctgaAAGTTCAATTGCATGTAGAGAGTCCTTGATTGCATGAAACGTCTCAAGCCCCTCAATACAAGTTTCACTGCGTTACCGATGACTTGGTAACGGTGCCCAAAGGTTTTATGACCATAAAACTATTTCTCTTCCTCCTAATAGTTTCATGTAAATATTTCGTTTGTACCGATGTGTCATGTGTATGACATCTCTATAAAATCTCCATATGAGATTGGCCTAATGTTTACCAAATGGTTTTTTGTCACCTATGTATAGAACAAAGAGGTTGCTTTTAGATGCGAGTGAATTTAACGTTGCTTTTAACTCTCCATAAATTAGGAGCAGGTATTTGTTGGTGAGCACTAAAATTGATCTTCTAGAATCTACTTTGACATCTCTCATTAAAATCAAAGGCTAATTAGACTAGCTTCTCTCtgtaaggccttgtttagttaaaaaaattttctaaaaacatcgcattaaatttttggacacctaaataaaacattaaacatagatgaacaaaaaactaattacacagttatggaagaaatcttgagacgtatcttttgagcctaattagctcataattagccataaatgctacagtacctaacatgtgttaatgatggattaattaggctcaaaagatttgtctcgcggtttctaggctagccgtgaaattcgtttttttcatttgtgtccgaaaacctcttctgacatccgatcaaatatttgacgtgacacttctcctaaaaattttctcaatctaaacaccacctaaatacGTGCCTCAAGTCCTTAATAGATTACTGGAATGCATGAATTTTGTAGATTTTTATAAACAATTTAATTcccctaaaatttatataaatttcctCGAAAGCGAAGACGTCCTAAAGCTACCAAGATGATTCCTTGATGGTTGCTCCTATCAGGTGGTTCAAGTAAGAGCTTACCCATCGTGTCAACCAAGGTCACCATCCATGCATGACGTGCTTAAGATGTTCCATTAATTACTTGCATCTTGTGATGATCATGATACCAAGGTTAACcaccatttgacttttttaatacGCTAATCACCATTTAATCGTGAGGGTGGATTGTTTGGGTGTCCCGTGGataaagtcaaatgatatatttagaaaaaaattatgaataaaatttatgtacatattcttagcgatttaaaaactaatgctgaaaaataaacaaagatgaaatccctaaaattaactttaaatttaagattaaaaatttaattttttatcttataaacataagcgaacaaagttggataggTGGACGACGTTATGTACCGGGTTGTAGCATAGTTGGTTTTATTTGTTCTGATGTTGAAAGCAATCTCCAACCTTCACCATATCATCTTGAACGTTGCATACTACTTGCATTTTACAAAACCTTTCAACACTTCAATTCCATGCAGGCATGCTGCATGCATATGTGAAATGAAATGATCAAGTGGGTAAATTTGAATGGATTTGATCAAACACAACACTTGAACAACACGTGAGAAACTCCTCTGTCACCTGgccggtgggtcccacccgtcagccgcacGCCCTCCCGGCCGTTATTACCTATCTGCCACTCGCTCTCCCCTCCTTATCCCCTCCCGCCTCCACTCccgcgcggccatggcggcgatggctaccaccacctcctcctcctcctcctcgtcgctgctgcctctcctcccctccagcGCCCCGGCGGCCCCCCGTCGCCTCCTTCCGTTCCCTCCCCGcactgccgccgcgccgcctgctCGCCCCTTCCTCGTCTCGTCCcgtcctccgcccgcgccccGCGGCGCccgcctctgccgccgccgcgccgcggcggggagCCGGTACGGtggtggggaggagggagacggggatgatggggagatggaggaggaggagtactATGAGGACGGGGATGAGGAGGGGGattgggaggaggaggagatggacaTCGAggcgatggaggaggaggcgcttGGCGCCGTCGCTGACCTCTCCGCGCGGCTCGACCGCGAGCTCCGCATCGGTGAGTGGATCCCGATTCGTTTTGTTAGCTCGGAGATGGTCAGGAAACTATCCAGTGCCTTTTGctccatttcattttttttaaaaaaaatgtttgatcCATCTGATATGATGGTATTTTACAGTGTTAGACTAGTAGAATATGACTTTAGTTACACCATTTGGCCTAAATTTCACAAACCTAGCTGCGGAACAAGCTTGTGGGGGATGTTGAGTCAAAGTCATGGCGGGTAAGTTGATAAGAACAGATATGGATGCTACTTGTCGTTGATGAGGTGAATATTGTGCCCAAAATCGCAGTGATGCAGGTCAAGTTATATTTGGCCCTGGAGCATGTATGAGTTTGGGCGTTGCAGTTGCATGTCCTTCTATTTCTAGATTTGAAAGTTTAGTCGGTAGTGTCAGCATCGCAAATTTGCGGTCACAATGCTTTGTCTTTATGACTACCTTCTCACTAGAATTTTGGAGTAGAGTATTTTCATTTCGTTCCCTTTAGTAGCCTGTTACATGATTGCATCCACTATGCTAGTTCATTGACTAAAT is part of the Oryza brachyantha chromosome 11, ObraRS2, whole genome shotgun sequence genome and encodes:
- the LOC102707817 gene encoding 1-acyl-sn-glycerol-3-phosphate acyltransferase PLS1, which translates into the protein MAVPLVLVVLPLGLLFLLSGLIVNAIQAVLFLSIRPFSKNLYRRINRFLAELLWLQLVWLVDWWAGVKIQLHADDETYKSMGTEHALVISNHRSDIDWLIGWILAQRSGCLGSTLAVMKKSSKFLPVIGWSMWFAEYLFLERSWAKDEKTLKWGLQRLKDFPRPFWLALFVEGTRFTPAKLLAAQEYAASQSLPAPRNVLIPRTKGFVSAVSIMRDFVPAIYDTTVIIPKDSPQPTMLRILKGQSSVVHVRMKRHAMSEMPKSEDDVSKWCKDIFVAKDALLDKHLATGTFDEEIRPIGRPIKSLLVTLFWSCLLLYGAIKLFLWTQLLSTWKGVGFTVLGLALVTAVMHVFIMFSQSERSSSAKAARNRVKKD